GCGCCGGAATAGAAACTACCTGTACATTAGGGCGCCATGAGCCAGAATCAGAATCATCATCGTCCCTCCTGGAACGAATATTTCATGCGGATTGCGATGCTTGCCGCTACCCGCTCTACCTGCCTCCGGCGGCAGGTCGGCGCCGTCATCGTAAAGAACAAGAAAGTCCTTGCCACCGGATATAACGGCTCCCCCTCGGGACTGAAACATTGCCTCGATATCGGCTGCCTGCGCGAGGAACTGGGCATACCATCAGGGCAACGTCATGAACTCTGCCGCGCCATTCATGCCGAGCAGAATGCGGTCATTCAGGCCGCAACCTCCGGCATCTCCATTGAGGGGGGCATCCTGTACTCGACTACCTTCCCCTGTATCCTCTGCGCGAAAATATTAATCAATGCCGGTGTGCGGGAGATTTATGTCGCCGAAGGGTACCCGGATGACCTCTCCCGTCAAATGCTGGATGAAGCCGGAGTCGAGGTGCATCAGCTGGTTCTCGAAAAATCTTCACCGGTGGCAGAGGATTCCCCCCTATGAAATGCCCCTTTTGCGGACATGAGGAAGACAAGGTGGTTGATTCCCGGGCGGCTCAGGATGGACGGGCGGTGCGACGACGGCGCGAATGCCTTAACTGCAAAGAGCGTTTCACCACTTATGAATATATTGAGAATGTTACGTTGACCGTCATCAAGTCGGATGACCGCCGGGAGCCATTTGACCGACAGAAATTAATCCACGGCATTAAACTGGCATGCAACAAACGCCCCGTTTCCGGCAAGAAGATTGAAGCGATTGTCGATGAAATCGAAGCCCGCCTGCAGGAACTTTCCAAAAGTGAAGTCACCAGCAAATTCATA
The Candidatus Zixiibacteriota bacterium genome window above contains:
- a CDS encoding cytidine/deoxycytidylate deaminase family protein, with the protein product MSQNQNHHRPSWNEYFMRIAMLAATRSTCLRRQVGAVIVKNKKVLATGYNGSPSGLKHCLDIGCLREELGIPSGQRHELCRAIHAEQNAVIQAATSGISIEGGILYSTTFPCILCAKILINAGVREIYVAEGYPDDLSRQMLDEAGVEVHQLVLEKSSPVAEDSPL
- the nrdR gene encoding transcriptional regulator NrdR — its product is MKCPFCGHEEDKVVDSRAAQDGRAVRRRRECLNCKERFTTYEYIENVTLTVIKSDDRREPFDRQKLIHGIKLACNKRPVSGKKIEAIVDEIEARLQELSKSEVTSKFIGEMVMEKLKEVDEVAYVRFASVYRKFQDKAEFFEELKKLLG